In Xenorhabdus nematophila ATCC 19061, one DNA window encodes the following:
- a CDS encoding IS630 family transposase translates to MPIIAPIPRSERRQMKKFIHKTRDKDYARRLMALLMLHEGKTVSALSRTLHCSRSSVNRWINWFTLYGLEGLKSLPSGRPATWNLAPLFSLLSFLLQHSPQDFGCLRSRWSIELITRIIHELFGLSLSKSTFYRYFCQVGIVWRRAAPTVKKPDPEYDEKMAKITEALSSVSEQHPVFYEDEVDIDLNPKIGADWCLKGQQKRVMTPGKNQKHYLAGCLDAQTGRVTYVSGIKKNSDLFINLLKELNGQYRHVKNITLILDNYGIHKSRKVGAWRKQNPKFNLLFLPVYSPWINKIERLWQSLHETVTRNHCCQYMWQLLKCVEAFINAFSSGQQPGMRKMSVSLL, encoded by the coding sequence ATGCCAATCATAGCACCTATACCCCGAAGTGAACGACGTCAGATGAAAAAATTTATTCATAAAACCCGGGATAAAGATTATGCACGCCGACTCATGGCACTCTTAATGTTACATGAAGGCAAGACCGTTTCTGCCCTCTCCAGAACCCTTCATTGTTCACGTTCTTCGGTTAATCGTTGGATAAATTGGTTTACGTTGTATGGGCTGGAAGGATTAAAAAGTTTACCGTCAGGCAGACCTGCCACCTGGAATTTAGCGCCACTTTTTAGTTTGCTGTCGTTCTTATTACAGCACTCCCCGCAGGATTTTGGCTGCCTGCGTTCACGTTGGAGCATTGAGCTGATTACTCGGATAATCCATGAATTATTCGGTTTGTCGCTTTCGAAAAGTACGTTCTATCGTTACTTCTGTCAGGTCGGTATTGTCTGGCGAAGAGCAGCACCTACTGTAAAAAAGCCTGATCCTGAGTATGACGAAAAAATGGCAAAAATCACTGAAGCTTTATCCAGCGTGTCAGAACAACATCCTGTTTTTTACGAAGATGAAGTCGATATTGACCTTAACCCAAAAATCGGGGCGGACTGGTGTCTGAAAGGGCAACAAAAACGGGTCATGACGCCGGGAAAAAATCAAAAACACTACCTTGCGGGCTGCCTTGACGCCCAAACAGGCCGAGTGACTTATGTCAGCGGTATAAAGAAAAATTCTGATTTATTTATCAACCTGTTAAAGGAACTGAATGGCCAATATCGCCATGTAAAAAACATCACGTTGATTTTAGATAACTATGGCATTCATAAAAGCCGGAAAGTCGGGGCATGGCGAAAACAAAATCCTAAATTTAATCTGTTGTTTTTACCGGTCTATTCGCCATGGATAAATAAGATTGAACGCCTATGGCAATCATTGCATGAAACCGTCACACGGAATCATTGTTGTCAGTATATGTGGCAACTCTTGAAATGCGTTGAAGCGTTTATTAACGCATTTTCATCAGGGCAGCAACCGGGAATGAGAAAAATGAGTGTATCACTATTATGA
- a CDS encoding helix-turn-helix domain-containing protein gives MKITSPQTLAVAIREQRKKKRLTQKDTADRVGIKQSTVSGFENSPEKSKLETLFKLLSSLGLELQVTERNGSTKSDSRWTREW, from the coding sequence ATGAAGATCACATCACCACAAACACTGGCTGTAGCAATCAGGGAACAGCGCAAAAAAAAGCGCCTGACCCAAAAAGACACTGCTGATCGGGTTGGAATAAAGCAGAGTACCGTTTCTGGATTTGAAAACAGTCCGGAAAAAAGCAAGCTGGAAACCTTGTTTAAATTGCTTTCTTCGCTAGGTTTGGAACTGCAAGTTACAGAGCGCAATGGTTCAACAAAGTCAGATAGTCGCTGGACAAGGGAGTGGTAA
- a CDS encoding condensin complex protein MksE, protein MLAYGALLERLLAGDFICQISDEDSFRHLSDERTQQEINDYLRPLNRRLVSNDTRTVYFMGYHEFTKEIRKQLTSQLAVIINSLQPLLEWLLLIQEVQGRDSALTAGDVIKLQEIILRTEDNQSLRQRLNQLASDNFFKSRSSELDNQIKLIFNRLKEHGYLKQPHADRQYYIVTGKIDYLIDVIRFIRDEEHLPVEDAPVQESLI, encoded by the coding sequence ATGTTAGCATATGGGGCTTTACTGGAACGATTATTGGCCGGAGATTTTATCTGTCAGATCAGTGACGAGGATAGTTTCCGGCATTTGAGTGACGAGCGAACACAACAGGAAATCAACGATTATTTGCGACCGCTTAACAGACGTTTGGTCAGCAATGATACTCGGACAGTCTACTTTATGGGTTATCACGAGTTCACCAAAGAGATCCGTAAACAGCTTACCAGTCAGCTTGCAGTCATCATAAATTCCTTGCAGCCCTTGCTCGAATGGCTGCTGCTGATACAAGAAGTTCAGGGTCGTGATAGTGCATTGACTGCCGGCGATGTGATTAAATTACAAGAAATCATTTTGCGAACTGAAGATAACCAAAGTCTGCGGCAGCGTTTAAATCAACTTGCCAGTGACAATTTTTTCAAAAGCCGAAGCTCAGAGTTAGACAATCAAATTAAGCTTATTTTCAACCGACTGAAAGAACATGGTTATCTTAAGCAGCCTCATGCTGATCGCCAGTATTACATTGTGACAGGTAAAATCGATTATTTGATTGACGTCATTCGTTTTATCCGAGATGAAGAACATCTTCCGGTTGAAGATGCACCTGTTCAGGAGAGCCTTATCTAA
- a CDS encoding IS630 family transposase, with amino-acid sequence MSYHNQLQWRREREARLLTPPQEAKLQQILPEKWPSQMGLPYALWSRNAIQALIWQMWRIKIAKRTLTDYLKRWGFTPQKPLKRAYEQNPQAVEKWHKETYPAIKKKAAEEGAEIWWGDETGIKNTCQHSRGFAPRGKTPVVDICATHFSINMISAINTRGSVRFMLYHDTMTARRWLHFFQRLIKEADRKVCVILDNLRVQHARLVKKWLEKHKNRIEVFYLPAYSAELNSDEYLNGVKNAIRASSPARSPQE; translated from the coding sequence ATGAGCTATCACAACCAACTGCAATGGCGCCGGGAAAGGGAAGCTCGTCTGTTGACGCCCCCTCAGGAGGCTAAACTCCAGCAAATCCTCCCCGAAAAATGGCCATCACAAATGGGATTGCCTTATGCACTTTGGTCGCGCAACGCGATTCAGGCGCTTATTTGGCAAATGTGGCGCATAAAAATTGCGAAAAGAACACTCACTGACTATCTAAAGCGTTGGGGATTTACACCACAAAAACCACTCAAAAGAGCCTATGAACAAAATCCTCAAGCCGTCGAAAAGTGGCATAAAGAGACCTATCCGGCAATAAAAAAGAAAGCGGCAGAAGAAGGGGCGGAAATTTGGTGGGGAGATGAAACGGGAATAAAAAATACCTGCCAGCATAGCCGGGGCTTTGCGCCCAGAGGAAAAACGCCCGTTGTTGATATTTGTGCAACGCACTTTTCTATCAATATGATATCGGCGATTAATACGCGGGGCAGTGTGCGATTTATGCTGTATCACGACACGATGACGGCCCGAAGGTGGCTGCATTTTTTTCAACGCTTGATAAAAGAGGCCGATCGTAAGGTCTGTGTGATACTGGATAATTTGCGTGTCCAGCATGCCCGGCTTGTCAAAAAGTGGCTGGAGAAACACAAAAACCGAATTGAAGTGTTTTATTTGCCTGCCTATTCAGCCGAATTAAACTCGGATGAGTACCTTAATGGTGTGAAAAATGCTATCCGAGCCTCTTCACCGGCAAGAAGTCCGCAAGAATGA
- a CDS encoding LysR substrate-binding domain-containing protein: MLNNIELKWLYDAVMLEELRSFTLAAERRNISQSSFSRRIQALENAVGFEIFDRSASPLQLSLQGRGFIVYARNLLGDIEYQIGKIKGGKTSKHRINIAAAHSLSISLLPELISGFSDKMDKVFNIESINVDETVKNLKKGKSDFILSFYNDELITSPFLHHKVLDARLYLVSGCSSDGKPLYRLEETPLPLMKYTDESYMGRQVNQLLEKNLRDRFHYFCQSSMSELLKRMVLDGHGVGWMPDYSIREELRQQKLSLLEPEKTSIKMGVFIYRTHSRLNPTSERFWQYMRTRWTA, encoded by the coding sequence ATGCTTAATAATATTGAGCTGAAGTGGTTATATGATGCTGTTATGTTGGAGGAGTTACGGAGTTTTACGCTTGCCGCAGAACGGAGGAATATATCCCAATCTTCTTTTAGCCGAAGAATTCAGGCACTTGAAAATGCGGTCGGCTTTGAAATATTTGATCGTAGCGCGAGTCCATTACAACTTTCGTTACAAGGTCGAGGTTTTATTGTCTACGCCAGAAATCTGCTGGGAGATATAGAATATCAAATCGGAAAAATAAAAGGCGGTAAAACTTCTAAGCATCGTATTAATATCGCCGCAGCACATTCACTTTCTATATCTCTGTTACCTGAATTGATTTCTGGCTTTTCAGATAAAATGGATAAAGTTTTTAATATTGAGTCTATTAATGTTGATGAAACGGTTAAAAACCTTAAAAAAGGCAAAAGTGATTTTATTTTGTCGTTCTATAATGATGAACTAATAACCTCTCCTTTTCTCCATCATAAAGTGTTGGATGCGCGGTTATATCTTGTCTCTGGTTGTAGCTCTGACGGAAAACCGCTATATCGTCTGGAAGAGACACCTTTGCCGTTGATGAAATACACTGATGAAAGCTATATGGGACGTCAGGTTAATCAACTGCTGGAAAAAAATCTCAGGGATAGGTTCCACTATTTTTGTCAGTCATCCATGAGTGAGCTACTGAAACGTATGGTTTTGGATGGTCACGGGGTTGGCTGGATGCCGGATTATTCAATTCGTGAGGAACTCAGGCAGCAAAAACTGTCTTTATTGGAACCAGAAAAAACATCAATAAAAATGGGGGTTTTTATTTATCGAACTCACTCCCGTCTTAATCCGACTTCAGAGCGCTTTTGGCAGTATATGCGAACAAGGTGGACAGCATAA
- a CDS encoding DUF7281 domain-containing protein — MDPLNLGALTWLKALEKRLLSKGNEKKKTNSKTVRQVLAWCLEQDLIPANSLNLPEFTFTRELLNAIATTQQKLNQTHFRCELQTKNRIESALLSDQEIKTAGIRPRQQRVLIHLTSPVFTEQNMKIQVIDTHWQDIPLSKFDVLMVVENSDCFYHLDLFEYSLHHFHSPLIVYRGDKIYGQATTKLKDKWLEMNKPAIYFGDFDPKGASIAIHEGYEAMLLPSLEVVRKTASVAMFPDNQLKFIKKIKEKNTNHFFESYLKILFDQKGLRQQKMQGESLQIVSITS, encoded by the coding sequence ATGGATCCTTTAAACCTTGGTGCATTAACATGGTTGAAAGCGTTGGAAAAACGGCTTCTCTCAAAAGGCAATGAGAAAAAGAAAACGAACAGTAAAACCGTCAGGCAAGTATTAGCGTGGTGCCTGGAACAAGATCTTATTCCGGCTAACAGCCTGAACTTACCTGAATTTACTTTTACAAGGGAATTATTGAATGCTATTGCCACGACCCAACAAAAACTGAATCAAACTCATTTTCGATGTGAACTACAGACGAAAAACCGAATTGAGAGCGCCTTATTAAGCGATCAGGAAATAAAAACAGCGGGTATTCGCCCTCGTCAGCAGCGGGTACTCATTCACCTCACCAGCCCTGTATTCACTGAACAGAATATGAAAATTCAGGTTATTGATACTCACTGGCAGGATATTCCTTTATCGAAATTTGATGTTTTAATGGTAGTCGAAAATTCAGATTGTTTTTATCACTTAGATTTATTTGAATATTCTCTACATCATTTCCATTCACCACTTATAGTGTACCGTGGCGATAAGATATATGGTCAAGCGACAACAAAGCTTAAAGATAAATGGCTTGAAATGAATAAACCCGCTATCTACTTTGGTGATTTTGATCCTAAAGGGGCAAGTATTGCGATACATGAAGGTTATGAGGCCATGTTACTTCCTTCATTAGAAGTCGTAAGGAAAACAGCTTCTGTTGCCATGTTTCCTGATAATCAACTGAAATTTATAAAAAAGATAAAAGAAAAAAATACAAACCACTTTTTTGAGTCTTATTTGAAGATCTTGTTTGATCAAAAAGGATTGCGACAACAAAAAATGCAGGGTGAATCATTACAGATAGTTTCTATTACTTCATAA
- a CDS encoding type II toxin-antitoxin system HipA family toxin, producing MNKLIVALNGLEVGVLFRDKKGAMSFQYTNEWLKEPGTRAISLSLPLSNQKYVGQEVFNFFDNLLPDSREIIARMQARFQITSKHPFDLLASVGRDCVGAIQLYQEGNQIPPIDEVHAEPLDERAIVELLEGYKTTPLGMNNSDDFRISLAGAQEKTALLWHQGCWQRPYGSTPTSHIFKLPIGRIEHNNIDLHESCENEWLCLKISRTFGLPVANAELAKFGEKTVLIVERFDRRWSCDNRWLMRLPQEDMCQAMGIAPALKYEADGGPGIADIMTLLLGSRNSITDRETFFKSQILYWLLAAIDGHGKNFSIFIEPDSSYSMTPLYDILSAYPIFGAKGVAPKKAKMAMALRGKSRQYHWATIQPRHFPSTARQVGFSESMAEKLMNEMGNMAEKVINQVANELPPNFPGHISDAIFTGLAKQAGRLCAG from the coding sequence ATGAACAAATTGATCGTTGCATTGAATGGGCTGGAAGTGGGGGTCTTGTTTCGTGATAAAAAAGGAGCCATGTCTTTCCAGTACACAAATGAGTGGCTGAAAGAACCCGGTACTCGTGCAATATCACTTTCTTTACCTCTCAGTAACCAGAAATATGTAGGTCAGGAGGTATTCAATTTCTTCGATAATTTATTACCCGATTCAAGGGAAATCATAGCCCGTATGCAGGCTAGATTTCAGATAACCAGTAAGCATCCATTCGATCTCTTAGCCAGTGTTGGGAGGGACTGTGTTGGCGCTATTCAGCTCTATCAGGAAGGTAATCAAATTCCTCCAATTGACGAGGTTCACGCTGAGCCTTTGGATGAGCGGGCAATAGTCGAGTTGCTTGAAGGCTACAAGACGACGCCTTTAGGGATGAACAATAGTGACGATTTCCGGATCTCTTTGGCTGGCGCGCAGGAAAAAACAGCCCTTCTATGGCATCAAGGCTGTTGGCAGCGACCTTACGGGAGTACGCCTACGAGTCATATATTTAAACTCCCCATAGGCAGAATTGAGCACAATAATATCGATCTTCACGAGAGTTGTGAAAATGAATGGTTGTGTTTAAAAATCTCCCGAACATTCGGTCTTCCTGTTGCAAATGCAGAGTTAGCGAAGTTTGGAGAAAAGACAGTATTGATTGTCGAACGTTTTGATCGCCGTTGGTCTTGTGATAATCGGTGGTTGATGCGTCTTCCTCAAGAGGATATGTGTCAGGCTATGGGGATTGCTCCTGCTCTTAAATATGAAGCAGATGGAGGTCCTGGGATTGCAGATATCATGACGTTGCTACTCGGCTCCAGAAACTCAATAACAGATCGAGAAACGTTTTTTAAATCCCAAATTCTATATTGGTTATTGGCTGCGATAGATGGACATGGCAAAAATTTCAGCATTTTTATCGAGCCAGATTCGTCTTACTCGATGACTCCTCTTTATGATATTTTGTCAGCTTATCCTATCTTTGGTGCTAAGGGAGTTGCTCCAAAGAAAGCAAAAATGGCGATGGCTTTACGTGGTAAGAGTCGCCAGTATCATTGGGCTACCATTCAACCCAGACATTTTCCAAGTACTGCTCGTCAGGTTGGTTTTTCTGAATCAATGGCTGAAAAGCTGATGAACGAGATGGGAAATATGGCCGAAAAGGTAATAAACCAAGTAGCTAATGAGCTGCCACCTAATTTTCCCGGTCATATCAGCGATGCAATTTTTACTGGTTTGGCTAAACAAGCGGGCAGGCTTTGTGCAGGGTAA
- a CDS encoding dicarboxylate/amino acid:cation symporter — translation MNRQRLMQQIIIAILLGIITGWGFHHYLDASQTKEVASYINIITDVFLRLIKMIIAPLVFATIVSGLISIGGSSSVGRITIKAMVWFIVAGLVSLGIGMLIANLFQPGVGLNIAVAQQETVNTGLNTSGFSLKNFISHIFPSSFVSAMANNEILQILIFSIFFGSALSYICHSSQKKSPFVTLVEDLARIMFRITDYVMSFAPIAVFAAIASAITVQGLGLLYDYGKLIGLFYLGLFLLWAVLSGVGFFFLGKSMFSLMKLIREPVTLAFATASSESAYPKTMNALDRFGVPKKISSFVLPLGYSFNLDGSMMYQSFAILFIAQAYNIDLSVTEQILIMLTLMITSKGMAGVARASVVVVAATLPMFSLPEAGILLILAIDQFLDMGRTATNVVGNSISTAVIAKLEEKQSSIEQKAQQNEVAQEA, via the coding sequence ATGAACAGGCAAAGACTCATGCAGCAAATCATCATCGCTATTTTGCTTGGTATTATTACTGGCTGGGGGTTCCATCATTACCTTGATGCCAGTCAAACAAAAGAAGTCGCCTCCTATATCAATATCATCACCGATGTGTTCCTGCGTCTGATCAAAATGATCATCGCGCCATTGGTATTCGCCACGATTGTTTCCGGGCTTATATCAATCGGCGGCTCATCCTCTGTCGGACGCATTACCATCAAGGCGATGGTATGGTTTATTGTCGCGGGTTTAGTCTCGCTTGGCATTGGCATGTTGATAGCAAACCTATTCCAACCCGGCGTTGGGCTTAATATCGCTGTTGCACAGCAGGAAACGGTGAATACCGGCCTTAACACCAGCGGGTTTTCGCTGAAAAATTTCATCAGCCATATCTTCCCGAGTAGCTTCGTTTCTGCGATGGCGAATAATGAGATTTTGCAAATCCTGATTTTTTCCATCTTCTTCGGCTCAGCGCTTTCCTATATCTGCCATAGCAGCCAGAAAAAAAGCCCCTTCGTGACGCTGGTTGAAGATCTGGCGCGCATCATGTTTCGTATTACAGACTACGTGATGTCATTTGCGCCGATTGCCGTATTTGCTGCCATTGCTTCCGCGATTACGGTGCAAGGCCTGGGGCTGCTTTATGATTACGGCAAACTGATTGGCCTCTTCTACCTTGGTTTATTTTTACTTTGGGCTGTTCTGTCCGGAGTCGGGTTCTTTTTCCTCGGCAAAAGCATGTTTTCACTGATGAAACTGATTCGGGAGCCTGTAACCTTAGCCTTTGCCACCGCCAGCAGTGAATCAGCCTATCCAAAAACCATGAATGCACTGGATCGCTTCGGTGTACCGAAAAAAATCTCCAGTTTTGTATTACCACTGGGCTACTCCTTTAACCTTGATGGTTCAATGATGTACCAATCCTTTGCGATACTGTTTATCGCTCAGGCTTACAACATTGACCTGAGTGTCACAGAGCAAATCCTGATTATGTTGACACTGATGATTACGAGCAAAGGCATGGCTGGCGTTGCGCGTGCTTCGGTTGTGGTTGTTGCGGCGACATTGCCGATGTTCAGTCTGCCGGAAGCCGGGATTTTACTTATCCTCGCCATTGACCAATTCCTTGATATGGGACGCACTGCAACTAATGTCGTCGGTAATAGCATCTCCACAGCCGTGATTGCTAAATTGGAGGAGAAACAGAGCAGTATTGAACAGAAAGCGCAGCAAAATGAAGTAGCACAGGAGGCTTGA
- the abiEi gene encoding type IV toxin-antitoxin system AbiEi family antitoxin, with protein sequence MDKITAIKTLDKFSKMGKNIFLLQDLEIIFADEAPRTLKKSIDRLIKAGLLVRITKGIYANALASLGSYPLESIAINIRRGEYSYISLESALSQYGIISQIPIDRLTIMSTGRSGEFETPWGVIEITHTNKKPSEILKGTLESRGPMRIARKEIALRDLRRVGRNTHLIQREELEYA encoded by the coding sequence ATGGATAAAATCACTGCAATTAAAACATTAGACAAATTCAGCAAGATGGGAAAAAACATTTTCCTCTTGCAGGATTTGGAAATCATCTTTGCTGATGAAGCGCCACGAACATTGAAAAAATCCATTGATCGCCTTATCAAGGCCGGGTTATTGGTTCGCATCACCAAAGGGATCTATGCAAATGCACTCGCGAGCCTCGGATCTTATCCGCTGGAGAGTATCGCAATCAATATCCGACGCGGCGAATACAGCTACATCAGCCTGGAGTCAGCGTTGTCCCAATATGGGATTATCTCCCAAATCCCTATCGACAGACTCACGATCATGTCTACCGGCAGGTCAGGGGAATTTGAAACACCGTGGGGTGTTATTGAGATCACGCACACAAACAAAAAACCGAGTGAAATCCTGAAAGGAACGCTGGAAAGCCGTGGGCCAATGCGTATCGCAAGAAAGGAAATTGCTCTTCGTGATTTAAGGCGAGTGGGCAGAAACACGCACCTGATTCAAAGGGAGGAATTAGAGTATGCCTGA
- a CDS encoding IS982 family transposase: MYNLEELYCCVDDFCQKFIPLWHQQLIENGLRKRHREASLSLSEVMMILILFHMSHYRDFKTFYIEHVKQYLTADFPGLVSYTRILTLKKRALIPLCAFLSSRKAQTQGIAFIDSTKIAVCHNLRIPRHRVFEGMAQRGKTSTGWFYGFKLHLVINDCGELLAVKLTAGNQDDRQPVRALTKGLTGCLYGDKGYLSQALCDELEAEGVTLITNVRNNMKTKALSLWDRLMLRRRFLIETVVDQLKNISQIEHSRHRSQLGFLLEVAAGLIAYTFQPKKPSLNLRDNEIAIFKRS, encoded by the coding sequence ATGTATAATTTAGAAGAACTTTACTGCTGCGTCGATGACTTTTGCCAAAAATTTATCCCTCTCTGGCATCAACAACTCATTGAAAATGGATTACGTAAACGGCACCGTGAGGCATCCCTTTCTCTCAGTGAAGTCATGATGATCCTCATTTTATTTCATATGAGTCATTATCGTGATTTTAAAACATTTTATATTGAACATGTAAAACAATATCTTACAGCCGATTTTCCCGGATTAGTCAGCTATACTCGTATCCTCACCCTGAAGAAAAGGGCGCTTATTCCTTTATGCGCTTTTCTTTCATCACGTAAGGCGCAAACTCAAGGGATTGCTTTTATTGATTCTACCAAAATTGCTGTTTGTCACAATCTTCGTATTCCCCGTCATCGCGTATTTGAAGGGATGGCACAACGAGGTAAAACGAGTACAGGCTGGTTTTATGGCTTTAAACTTCATTTGGTTATCAATGATTGCGGTGAATTGTTAGCCGTGAAACTCACCGCAGGAAACCAGGATGATCGTCAGCCAGTCAGAGCGCTGACAAAAGGACTAACAGGATGTTTGTATGGTGATAAGGGGTATTTATCCCAGGCTTTATGCGATGAGTTAGAAGCGGAAGGTGTCACGTTAATCACCAATGTCCGGAATAACATGAAAACCAAAGCATTATCTCTCTGGGATAGGTTGATGTTAAGACGGAGATTTTTGATAGAAACGGTCGTCGACCAGCTCAAAAATATTTCTCAGATAGAGCATTCAAGGCATCGCAGTCAGCTCGGTTTTTTGTTGGAAGTTGCTGCCGGTCTTATTGCTTATACATTCCAACCTAAAAAACCGAGCTTGAATCTACGGGATAATGAAATCGCTATCTTTAAACGAAGCTGA
- a CDS encoding aspartate/glutamate racemase family protein gives MKKIIGILGGMGPAATVDAMDKIIKNTPANCDQEHIPVIAVSFPDIPDRTASILAGGESPFNKMLAALRILEAAGAECIIMPCNTAHYWYDELKASTKIPFLNIVEVTCNKIVSEGINNVAILATTGTIKIGLYQDRLRKENVNFVVPDDIQQRIIMESILAYKSGDGEKAYQLIESVITQLKHVGVEHFIMGCTEIPLILSGCGDKKEYIDATGELVRKAVEWCYLSSD, from the coding sequence ATGAAAAAAATAATTGGAATATTGGGTGGAATGGGACCAGCAGCAACAGTCGATGCAATGGATAAAATAATTAAAAACACACCGGCAAATTGCGATCAGGAACATATTCCGGTGATTGCCGTTTCATTTCCTGACATTCCTGACAGAACCGCAAGCATACTTGCTGGCGGCGAATCACCTTTTAATAAAATGTTGGCTGCATTGCGGATATTAGAAGCGGCCGGAGCGGAATGTATTATTATGCCATGCAATACCGCACATTATTGGTATGATGAACTAAAAGCATCGACTAAAATACCTTTTTTAAATATTGTTGAAGTGACTTGTAATAAAATAGTCAGTGAAGGGATTAATAACGTTGCAATTCTTGCTACAACAGGAACGATAAAAATAGGGCTTTATCAGGACAGATTAAGAAAAGAGAATGTGAATTTTGTCGTTCCTGATGATATTCAACAAAGGATTATTATGGAAAGTATATTAGCTTATAAAAGTGGTGATGGGGAAAAGGCTTATCAGTTAATAGAGTCTGTTATAACTCAGCTTAAACATGTCGGAGTTGAGCATTTTATTATGGGGTGTACCGAGATACCGCTTATTCTTAGTGGTTGTGGTGATAAAAAGGAATATATTGATGCTACGGGGGAGTTGGTTAGGAAGGCTGTGGAGTGGTGTTATTTGAGTTCGGATTAA
- a CDS encoding nucleotidyl transferase AbiEii/AbiGii toxin family protein → MPDKTDFNILVDEIVTQNGFTDIRPVVEKELLHYDILHCLAKNGLLKKLTFQGGTSLRLCYSSNRFSEDLDFAGGRDFCSADLGRIKESVENYLGARYGLEVTVKEPNELRKEPEYANVKIDKWQISVTTAPERKDLPKQRIKIEIANIPAYTKNPRPLTRNYPVLPDGYSETIVLVEELTEIMADKLVSFPATTKHIRYRDMWDLVWLKQQGVEPDTDLIKRKLSDYCLTDFGEQLQARLDSIENLIASGTFQEEMKRFIPAPVYNRTIGQTDFMRYLETTLKALLTTVQKELYSPATNPVPFKM, encoded by the coding sequence ATGCCTGATAAAACCGATTTTAATATTCTTGTCGATGAAATCGTTACGCAGAACGGGTTTACCGACATCAGGCCTGTAGTTGAGAAAGAGCTCCTACACTATGACATTTTGCATTGCCTCGCTAAAAATGGCTTGCTGAAAAAGCTTACCTTTCAAGGAGGCACGTCACTCAGGCTCTGCTATAGTTCCAACCGATTCAGTGAAGATTTGGACTTTGCAGGGGGTCGTGACTTTTGTTCGGCAGATCTGGGGAGGATTAAAGAGAGCGTCGAAAACTATCTGGGCGCACGTTACGGTCTTGAGGTTACCGTAAAGGAACCTAATGAACTCAGGAAAGAGCCAGAGTATGCCAATGTGAAAATCGATAAATGGCAAATTTCTGTCACAACAGCCCCAGAGCGTAAGGACTTGCCAAAGCAGCGCATCAAAATTGAGATCGCTAACATCCCGGCCTATACAAAGAATCCGCGCCCATTAACGCGCAACTACCCTGTGTTGCCTGATGGCTACTCCGAAACTATCGTGTTGGTAGAAGAGTTAACAGAAATCATGGCGGATAAACTGGTTTCATTCCCTGCGACAACGAAACATATTCGTTATCGTGACATGTGGGATTTGGTCTGGCTGAAACAACAGGGAGTTGAACCCGACACCGATCTGATCAAGCGCAAGCTATCGGATTATTGTTTAACTGATTTTGGCGAACAGCTTCAGGCACGATTGGACTCGATTGAAAACCTTATTGCGTCAGGCACCTTTCAGGAAGAAATGAAGCGGTTTATTCCTGCACCAGTTTACAACAGGACTATCGGGCAGACAGACTTCATGCGTTACCTCGAAACCACCCTGAAAGCATTACTTACTACAGTGCAAAAAGAGTTGTACTCACCAGCAACCAACCCCGTTCCTTTCAAGATGTAA